From one Lotus japonicus ecotype B-129 chromosome 3, LjGifu_v1.2 genomic stretch:
- the LOC130745881 gene encoding pyridoxal 5'-phosphate synthase-like subunit PDX1.2 — protein MAEEDGGAVTLYNTTVITDPKQNPYSFKLGAVQTLRGGAILQVSTPHQAKIAEQAGACAITVSDPLRPAISRMTDPSLIKDIKRTVSIPILSRARVGHFVEAQILESTGVDYIDESEILSPADDHNHINKHNFRCPFVCGARTLGEALRRIREGAAMVRIQGDLSGSGNIAETVKNVRSVMGELRALSNMDEDEVFAFAKKIEAPYDLVAQTKQMGRLPVVHFAAGGIVTPADAALMMQLGCHGVFVGSEVFNCEDPFKRVRGIIQAVRNYNDPHVLVESMANLNLGDDMIEMEPFGAANVV, from the coding sequence ATGGCTGAAGAAGACGGAGGAGCAGTCACCCTCTACAACACCACCGTCATCACCGATCCAAAACAGAACCCCTACTCCTTCAAACTCGGAGCCGTCCAGACACTCCGCGGCGGCGCCATTCTCCAAGTCTCCACCCCTCACCAAGCCAAGATCGCCGAACAAGCCGGCGCATGCGCCATCACCGTCTCCGACCCCCTCCGCCCCGCCATTTCCCGCATGACCGACCCTTCCCTCATCAAAGACATCAAACGCACCGTCTCGATCCCCATCCTCTCCCGCGCCCGCGTCGGCCACTTCGTCGAAGCCCAGATTCTCGAATCCACCGGCGTCGATTACATCGACGAGAGCGAGATTCTCTCCCCCGCCGACGACCACAACCACATCAACAAGCATAATTTCAGGTGCCCTTTTGTCTGCGGTGCCAGAACCCTCGGCGAGGCCCTCCGGAGGATCAGGGAAGGCGCGGCGATGGTAAGAATCCAAGGCGATTTGTCAGGTTCCGGCAACATTGCGGAAACTGTGAAGAATGTGAGGTCTGTGATGGGGGAATTGAGGGCTCTGAGCAACATGGATGAGGATGAGGTTTTCGCTTTCGCGAAGAAGATTGAAGCTCCTTATGATCTGGTTGCGCAGACGAAGCAGATGGGTAGGCTGCCCGTTGTGCATTTTGCCGCCGGAGGCATTGTGACGCCGGCGGATGCGGCGTTGATGATGCAGCTGGGTTGTCATGGTGTGTTTGTGGGATCTGAGGTTTTCAATTGTGAGGATCCATTCAAGCGTGTTAGGGGTATAATTCAAGCTGTTAGGAACTATAATGATCCTCATGTTTTGGTTGAATCTATGGCAAATCTTAATCTTGGCGATGACATGATTGAGATGGAGCCATTTGGTGCTGCAAATGTTGTCTAG